One segment of Deltaproteobacteria bacterium DNA contains the following:
- a CDS encoding D-glycerate dehydrogenase, translating into MQTQHIIVTRNLPEEALGILRPLGDLEVWESDDAIPRQTLLRKVETATALLCMVTERIDEELLAHAPRLRIVANMAVGYDNVDVAALSQGGILLTNTPGVLTETTADLAFALILACARRLGEGERMVRAGQWGPWKPFAFLGRDVHHATLGIIGLGRIGFAVAKRAQGFDMRVLYCNRGCNTEAEDKLGCQRVDLDTLLRESDFAVVLTPLSMETRGLISTPQLRLMKPSAYLINAARGPIVDQAALYLALRDGVIAGAALDVTDPEPLPVTDPLLTLENCFIVPHVGSATITTRTRMATLAAENIAAFLSGHRPPTLVNPEVLLLGDKANS; encoded by the coding sequence ATGCAAACACAGCACATTATTGTGACTCGGAACCTGCCAGAGGAAGCCCTCGGTATATTGAGACCGCTCGGCGACCTGGAAGTCTGGGAATCGGATGACGCAATCCCTCGCCAGACGCTGCTGCGTAAGGTGGAAACCGCTACTGCCCTCCTCTGCATGGTGACCGAACGAATTGATGAGGAACTGCTGGCACATGCGCCACGGCTGCGCATCGTCGCCAACATGGCAGTGGGCTATGACAACGTCGATGTGGCGGCATTGTCGCAAGGCGGCATTCTTCTCACCAACACGCCGGGAGTGCTCACGGAAACCACGGCAGACCTCGCCTTCGCGTTGATCCTTGCCTGCGCGCGTCGGCTCGGAGAAGGGGAGCGGATGGTGCGTGCCGGGCAATGGGGACCGTGGAAGCCCTTCGCTTTTCTCGGGCGCGACGTTCATCACGCCACGCTAGGTATCATCGGTCTGGGACGCATCGGATTTGCCGTCGCCAAGCGCGCCCAAGGATTCGACATGCGCGTCCTCTACTGCAATCGCGGGTGCAATACCGAGGCCGAAGACAAGCTAGGGTGCCAGCGCGTTGACCTGGACACACTGCTACGCGAATCGGACTTTGCTGTAGTGTTGACGCCGCTCAGCATGGAAACGCGCGGCTTGATTTCCACACCACAGCTTCGACTCATGAAGCCGAGCGCGTATCTGATTAACGCCGCACGCGGACCGATTGTCGATCAAGCCGCGCTGTATCTAGCCTTGCGAGACGGAGTGATCGCCGGTGCCGCTTTGGACGTGACCGACCCCGAGCCCTTGCCGGTGACCGATCCGCTGCTGACACTGGAGAACTGCTTTATCGTTCCGCACGTTGGCAGCGCCACCATCACCACCCGCACCCGCATGGCGACGTTGGCCGCTGAAAACATAGCAGCGTTTCTCTCCGGCCACCGTCCGCCCACGCTGGTGAACCCGGAGGTACTATTGCTTGGAGACAAGGCAAATTCTTGA
- a CDS encoding ferredoxin:thioredoxin reductase, with translation MPQPPPSEKSMKRMRTYVQKYWEKTGTSSHPEKEVMEAVVMGLAANIDEVGRPLCPCNFYPDKKAEVERSREWVCACDEMKQWKYCHCLLFVTPEGLPITEYLPEGHEGREIYGIVKDPTPDKGREARFKVEGEE, from the coding sequence ATGCCGCAACCACCACCGTCAGAAAAAAGCATGAAACGCATGCGCACCTACGTGCAAAAATACTGGGAAAAGACCGGCACTTCATCTCATCCAGAAAAAGAAGTGATGGAAGCCGTCGTCATGGGCTTGGCGGCGAATATCGATGAAGTAGGCAGGCCATTGTGTCCGTGCAATTTCTATCCCGATAAAAAAGCGGAAGTGGAACGCAGCCGTGAATGGGTCTGCGCTTGCGACGAAATGAAGCAATGGAAGTATTGCCACTGCCTGTTGTTCGTGACGCCGGAGGGACTGCCGATCACTGAGTATTTGCCCGAAGGCCACGAGGGCCGGGAAATCTATGGCATAGTGAAAGATCCCACCCCGGACAAAGGCCGCGAAGCGCGGTTCAAGGTGGAAGGCGAAGAGTGA
- a CDS encoding LLM class F420-dependent oxidoreductase, with protein sequence MKIGYFAIGIGPAAAPEAIRVAAQTAEECGFYSIWAPEHVVLLDQYDSKYPYSKDGRLPGMNTTVDILDPYVALTFAAALTKTIRLGTGISLIPERSPVVTAKEIASLDKLSNGRFDLGVGIGWLAEEFTAVGVPWERRAERTREYLKAMKLLWTEENPEFKGEFCSFPKVRMYPKPVQKPHPPIIFGGESTPALKRVGEVGDGWFGVNVMPEAAPGLITRMKQYAQAAGRDPEKLTFAVSPGIGSPVDIDMVKRFRDAGVHQVIAGGIPHDANAAKGEIERLAEKLVVPAAKL encoded by the coding sequence ATGAAGATTGGTTATTTTGCCATTGGTATCGGCCCGGCGGCTGCCCCAGAGGCGATCCGAGTTGCCGCGCAAACTGCGGAAGAATGTGGGTTTTATTCGATATGGGCGCCGGAGCATGTGGTCTTGCTTGACCAGTACGATTCCAAGTACCCGTACTCGAAAGATGGCCGCTTGCCGGGAATGAATACGACCGTCGATATCCTCGATCCATATGTCGCGTTGACGTTTGCCGCTGCCCTAACGAAAACGATCAGGTTGGGCACGGGGATCTCTCTCATTCCCGAACGGAGCCCGGTAGTGACGGCGAAGGAGATTGCCAGTCTCGATAAGCTGTCGAACGGGCGGTTCGATCTCGGCGTGGGCATTGGCTGGTTAGCGGAAGAGTTCACCGCAGTCGGGGTGCCCTGGGAGCGGCGCGCGGAGCGCACCCGCGAGTACTTGAAAGCGATGAAGCTGTTGTGGACCGAGGAGAACCCAGAATTCAAAGGAGAGTTCTGCAGCTTCCCCAAGGTGCGGATGTATCCCAAGCCGGTGCAGAAACCCCACCCACCGATCATTTTTGGTGGCGAAAGTACGCCGGCTCTCAAGCGTGTCGGGGAAGTGGGTGACGGCTGGTTTGGTGTGAATGTGATGCCCGAAGCCGCACCTGGGCTGATAACACGTATGAAACAGTACGCGCAGGCGGCAGGCCGCGACCCGGAGAAGCTGACGTTTGCCGTGTCTCCCGGAATCGGTTCGCCGGTAGATATAGATATGGTCAAACGGTTCAGAGATGCCGGCGTGCATCAAGTGATTGCTGGGGGGATTCCGCACGATGCGAACGCTGCCAAAGGAGAAATCGAACGGCTCGCTGAGAAGCTGGTCGTGCCGGCAGCGAAGCTGTAA
- a CDS encoding DUF1772 domain-containing protein has product MSFESLATLCSGLFAGASLYINLVEHPARLQCGTALAVAEFAPSYQRAAVMQAALAALGFLSAAAAWFSGSSLHWLVGGLLLGAVIPFTFIAIFPTNKQILDPSLDKESARASDLLHQWGRLHAVRSALSLASFVIFLCLLGAK; this is encoded by the coding sequence ATGTCCTTCGAGTCGCTAGCGACCCTCTGTAGTGGCCTTTTCGCCGGGGCTTCTCTCTACATCAATCTTGTCGAACATCCCGCTCGTCTCCAGTGCGGAACTGCGTTGGCTGTCGCCGAGTTCGCGCCCAGCTATCAGCGGGCCGCTGTCATGCAAGCCGCGCTCGCAGCCCTCGGATTCCTCTCAGCAGCAGCAGCATGGTTCTCGGGCTCTTCCCTCCACTGGTTGGTTGGAGGTCTTCTGCTTGGCGCAGTGATTCCCTTTACCTTCATCGCCATCTTTCCGACAAACAAACAGATCCTAGATCCGTCATTGGACAAGGAATCCGCACGTGCCAGCGACTTGCTGCACCAGTGGGGACGACTGCATGCCGTGCGTAGCGCACTGAGCCTTGCATCGTTTGTGATTTTTCTGTGTTTGCTGGGCGCGAAGTGA
- a CDS encoding amidohydrolase family protein: MADFDVLIQGGTVVDGTRTPRFVGDVGIKNGKIARIERNGKLNPSDAKKTLDAHGLVVCPGFIDLHTHYDAQINWDPYCTLSSWHGVTSLVLGNCGFGFAPCAPELRDRAMLTMSRVEAIPFESMKAGMKWDWVTFPDWMNSLDRMPKGINALSFVPIAPIMIWVMGLEAAKSRSATEKEMQEMCRLLEEAMDAGGCGFSAQRLGNGFVSVQRDYDGTPMVTDTMADEDVLAFARVLARRKEGFIQLTQSSPDFQKDMDFYDKLADVAGRPILFNATAVRDDRPSLHRRIMRWIEKTNKEGRTIYNQTAVMRQGLYFTYGDMNLFDGSDVWREVTMGTPAERLQKMQNPALRQALVADYDTGHTPVVTGSFKEFKVESVVDPKLQKYVGKTVEEIAKMENKHPIDAMLDIAVADNLQTEFETPARNTRADYTAEIMASEYSIPGVSDGGAHTKFITIGAFPTDMITWMVRDAGIMSLEEAHYRLSALPAKCAGFHDRGTLTEGAPADVVVYDLENLKLTPEKPTIVHDFPANEWRRVQYADGYRWIMVNGDVTFEDGKCTGATPGKLLRHGRG, encoded by the coding sequence ATGGCAGATTTCGATGTGCTTATCCAAGGAGGCACAGTTGTTGACGGTACTCGTACTCCTCGCTTCGTCGGGGACGTTGGTATCAAGAACGGCAAAATTGCCAGGATCGAAAGAAACGGCAAACTGAACCCGAGCGACGCGAAGAAGACTCTCGACGCGCACGGGCTCGTGGTCTGCCCGGGCTTTATCGATCTCCACACCCATTATGACGCCCAAATCAACTGGGACCCTTACTGCACCCTCTCCAGTTGGCACGGCGTGACCTCGCTTGTGCTCGGTAACTGCGGCTTTGGCTTTGCCCCATGCGCACCGGAACTGCGTGATCGCGCTATGCTCACCATGTCGCGCGTGGAAGCCATTCCGTTCGAGTCGATGAAAGCCGGCATGAAGTGGGATTGGGTCACCTTTCCTGACTGGATGAATTCGCTTGATCGTATGCCTAAGGGTATCAACGCCCTCAGCTTCGTTCCTATCGCCCCAATCATGATTTGGGTCATGGGTCTCGAAGCGGCCAAGAGCCGTTCAGCAACGGAAAAAGAGATGCAGGAAATGTGTCGCCTCCTAGAAGAAGCGATGGACGCGGGCGGCTGCGGCTTCTCCGCGCAACGCCTGGGCAACGGTTTCGTCTCCGTGCAACGCGACTATGACGGCACGCCGATGGTGACCGACACGATGGCCGACGAAGACGTGCTCGCCTTCGCCAGAGTGCTCGCCCGCCGTAAAGAGGGCTTCATTCAGCTGACGCAATCAAGTCCGGACTTCCAGAAAGACATGGACTTCTACGACAAGCTAGCCGACGTGGCCGGTCGTCCGATCCTCTTCAACGCCACGGCAGTGCGCGATGATCGCCCCTCGCTCCATCGCCGCATCATGCGCTGGATCGAAAAGACCAATAAAGAAGGCCGCACGATTTACAATCAGACTGCCGTCATGCGCCAGGGTCTCTACTTCACCTATGGCGACATGAACCTGTTCGATGGCAGCGATGTGTGGCGCGAAGTGACCATGGGCACCCCGGCCGAACGCCTCCAGAAGATGCAGAACCCGGCGTTGCGGCAAGCGCTGGTCGCGGACTACGACACTGGCCACACCCCGGTAGTGACTGGCTCGTTCAAGGAATTCAAGGTCGAATCCGTGGTCGACCCGAAACTCCAGAAGTACGTTGGCAAGACCGTTGAAGAGATCGCCAAGATGGAGAACAAACATCCTATCGATGCGATGCTCGATATCGCCGTTGCTGACAACCTTCAGACCGAGTTCGAAACCCCGGCTCGCAACACCCGCGCGGACTACACGGCGGAAATCATGGCGTCGGAATACAGTATTCCTGGCGTGTCGGATGGCGGCGCGCACACCAAGTTCATTACCATCGGCGCGTTCCCCACTGACATGATCACCTGGATGGTGCGTGATGCCGGCATCATGAGCCTCGAAGAGGCCCACTATCGCCTGAGCGCACTGCCGGCGAAATGCGCAGGCTTCCACGATCGTGGAACGTTGACCGAAGGCGCACCGGCAGATGTGGTGGTCTACGATCTCGAAAACCTCAAACTTACGCCGGAAAAACCGACCATCGTTCATGACTTCCCGGCCAACGAATGGCGGCGCGTGCAGTACGCCGATGGCTATCGTTGGATTATGGTCAATGGCGATGTGACCTTCGAAGACGGCAAGTGCACCGGCGCTACCCCGGGCAAGTTGCTGCGACACGGTCGCGGATAA
- a CDS encoding D-N-carbamoylase — MSRPLTVAAAQLGPSSTTKAETVERMVTLMEEAGQRGVELLSFPELSLTPYFATKVHATHGDFFEEAMPSATTVPLWRAARRTGMHFVLPYAERDGDAYYNSAAFVAPDGAILGKYRKTHIPGWVEPRWEGLNILEKRYFAPGNLGFPVVAHPKAMVGALICYDRRFSESYRALTLNGAELLCVPYNTPSFGQPKEAGQETAEIMLRAAAMENQIFIVAVGKAGVENGAEYIGGSEIIAPSGKVLTKAQTDGDELVIATLDLDEITVAKKKWDLLADRRPDQYRLLVE; from the coding sequence ATGTCACGCCCACTCACCGTTGCCGCCGCACAATTGGGGCCGAGTTCCACCACGAAAGCCGAAACCGTCGAACGCATGGTGACGCTCATGGAGGAAGCCGGGCAGCGAGGTGTCGAACTGCTGTCTTTCCCCGAACTCTCGTTGACTCCGTACTTTGCCACCAAAGTGCATGCGACGCACGGCGATTTCTTCGAGGAGGCGATGCCGTCGGCGACGACCGTGCCGTTATGGCGTGCAGCAAGGCGCACAGGCATGCACTTCGTTTTGCCGTATGCCGAGAGAGACGGCGACGCCTATTACAACAGTGCAGCGTTTGTGGCTCCCGACGGTGCGATCTTGGGGAAATATCGCAAGACCCATATCCCAGGATGGGTCGAACCGCGCTGGGAAGGTCTCAACATTCTAGAGAAACGCTACTTCGCGCCCGGCAATCTCGGGTTTCCGGTTGTGGCTCACCCCAAGGCTATGGTCGGTGCTCTGATCTGCTATGACCGTCGCTTCTCGGAGAGCTATCGGGCGTTGACCTTAAACGGCGCCGAGCTGCTTTGTGTTCCGTACAACACGCCAAGTTTCGGCCAACCCAAGGAAGCCGGACAAGAAACTGCGGAAATTATGCTGCGTGCCGCTGCGATGGAAAATCAAATTTTCATTGTGGCGGTGGGAAAAGCGGGTGTCGAAAACGGTGCAGAATACATCGGTGGCAGCGAGATTATTGCGCCCTCCGGGAAGGTGTTGACCAAGGCACAAACCGATGGCGACGAGCTGGTGATTGCGACCCTCGACCTTGATGAAATCACAGTCGCTAAGAAAAAATGGGATTTGCTCGCCGACCGCCGGCCGGATCAGTATCGGCTTCTTGTCGAATGA
- a CDS encoding LLM class F420-dependent oxidoreductase, with protein MKFGICIPHYGKAIDVRGIIENVQYAEKLGFDSAWVTDHIVVPRSMDLIYRDNMLEPVALLSHLAGLVPRMQLGTSVLILPYRNPVVLAKMLATIDQLSGGRLIVGVGGGWMTEEFAALGVSYPERGKLSDECLRVLRETWTNEVVSFHGHYTSFQDMKVSPMPVQQHLPLWVGGVSPRARRRAAEFGDGWHATGLSPEAMAEGVAHLKKLWAKNGRSGEPVISMRAPLFIEGISHDAVSYAPRPGRDLLRGDVDTILASLQTYRQAGVQHLVFELSLQSFESSARTMETFMNKIRPKLL; from the coding sequence ATGAAATTCGGCATCTGCATTCCTCATTACGGCAAAGCGATAGATGTGCGAGGGATTATCGAAAACGTGCAATACGCCGAGAAACTCGGGTTCGATTCCGCCTGGGTTACCGATCATATTGTGGTGCCTCGCTCGATGGATTTGATCTATCGAGACAATATGCTCGAGCCGGTGGCGTTGCTCAGTCACCTGGCTGGGCTCGTGCCACGCATGCAACTAGGCACGAGCGTGCTGATTCTGCCGTATCGGAATCCGGTGGTGCTAGCAAAAATGCTTGCAACCATCGACCAACTTTCTGGCGGTCGGCTGATTGTCGGCGTCGGTGGCGGCTGGATGACGGAAGAATTCGCGGCGTTGGGGGTCTCCTATCCTGAACGAGGCAAGTTGAGCGACGAATGTTTGCGCGTGCTGCGCGAGACTTGGACGAACGAGGTCGTCAGCTTTCACGGTCACTACACCTCGTTTCAAGATATGAAGGTCTCCCCGATGCCGGTGCAGCAACATCTGCCATTGTGGGTTGGTGGCGTGAGCCCGCGTGCGCGCCGTCGCGCCGCCGAGTTTGGCGATGGCTGGCATGCGACCGGCTTATCTCCAGAAGCTATGGCTGAAGGCGTCGCTCATCTCAAGAAACTCTGGGCGAAGAACGGCCGCTCCGGCGAGCCGGTCATCTCGATGCGCGCGCCGTTGTTTATCGAAGGAATATCGCACGATGCCGTGTCCTATGCCCCGCGCCCGGGACGCGATCTGCTGCGTGGCGATGTTGACACTATTCTCGCCAGCCTCCAAACCTATCGCCAGGCAGGAGTGCAGCATCTCGTCTTTGAACTCTCCCTGCAGTCGTTCGAGAGTAGTGCGCGCACGATGGAAACGTTTATGAACAAGATCAGGCCAAAATTGCTCTAA
- a CDS encoding nuclear transport factor 2 family protein, translated as MATVDVEQRIRQLEAKVQELEDLAAIRTLRFRFHECVNETRPEGMADLFSTEAELNYSHLGTAKGREKIVRFFQKGLSELVPFVKQYLHNHVVQVQGNSASGFSYLEATPVYKGESYVVAARFDDEYIKEDGAWRFKKVTLTPYFMVPLKEGWAQEDRIKMGR; from the coding sequence ATGGCAACTGTAGATGTAGAGCAACGCATTCGACAATTGGAGGCGAAAGTCCAAGAGTTGGAGGATCTCGCGGCGATTCGGACGCTGCGCTTCCGTTTCCACGAATGCGTGAACGAGACACGCCCCGAAGGCATGGCAGATTTGTTTAGCACCGAGGCGGAACTCAACTATTCGCACTTGGGCACGGCGAAGGGACGCGAGAAGATCGTCAGGTTCTTTCAGAAGGGCCTGTCCGAGCTGGTCCCGTTCGTGAAGCAATACCTGCATAATCATGTCGTACAGGTTCAAGGCAACAGCGCTTCGGGTTTCAGTTATCTGGAAGCGACGCCAGTATACAAAGGCGAAAGCTACGTGGTCGCGGCGCGCTTCGATGACGAATACATAAAAGAAGACGGGGCGTGGCGGTTTAAGAAGGTCACGCTGACACCGTACTTCATGGTGCCGCTCAAAGAAGGGTGGGCACAGGAAGACCGCATTAAGATGGGGCGATGA
- a CDS encoding enoyl-CoA hydratase/isomerase family protein, whose amino-acid sequence MPEPLLLHKEPPLAWITFNRPERRNAISFEMWQALPGLVAQVAEDDALRVLLVRGTGEEAFISGADISQFGKVRSDASTTVEYDRASGAALSSLATLEKPVVAMIHGFCFGGGCSVAVMCDLRLCSDDARFCIPAARLSVAYPVERGVERLVHVVGAANATEILVTARVYNAEEAHHMGLVNRVLPKAELESYTREYALKIADNAPLSVGAHKFFVRESTKAANLRDTDKIRAWSTRCFNSADYKEGVAAFMEKRRPKFQGK is encoded by the coding sequence ATGCCCGAACCTTTACTGCTGCACAAAGAACCACCACTGGCGTGGATTACCTTCAACCGACCGGAACGCCGCAACGCAATCAGCTTCGAGATGTGGCAAGCATTGCCAGGCTTGGTCGCCCAAGTCGCCGAGGACGATGCACTGCGCGTGTTGCTCGTGCGCGGCACTGGAGAGGAAGCGTTCATCTCCGGCGCCGACATCTCCCAATTCGGCAAAGTGCGTTCCGACGCCTCGACTACGGTAGAGTATGATCGTGCCTCTGGCGCCGCGCTGTCCTCGCTTGCCACGTTGGAAAAACCCGTGGTCGCCATGATTCATGGCTTCTGCTTTGGCGGCGGGTGCTCCGTGGCGGTGATGTGCGACCTGCGCCTGTGTTCGGACGACGCCCGCTTCTGTATTCCTGCGGCCCGCCTGAGCGTTGCCTATCCGGTCGAGCGTGGAGTCGAGCGCCTCGTCCATGTGGTGGGAGCAGCAAACGCGACCGAGATTCTGGTCACGGCCCGCGTCTATAATGCGGAAGAGGCGCATCATATGGGCTTGGTCAACCGCGTTCTTCCGAAAGCGGAACTGGAGTCGTACACACGCGAGTATGCGCTGAAGATCGCCGATAATGCACCGCTCAGCGTTGGAGCGCACAAGTTCTTCGTCCGCGAGAGTACGAAGGCGGCGAACCTCCGCGATACGGACAAGATCCGCGCGTGGTCAACTCGCTGCTTCAACAGTGCCGACTACAAGGAAGGCGTCGCGGCGTTCATGGAGAAGCGCAGGCCGAAGTTTCAGGGGAAATAA
- a CDS encoding LLM class flavin-dependent oxidoreductase codes for MAKVEFGTALPSVTGTAEFARQAEELGYDFLGCGEHVMFYGPVSNTFISLSVAAGATKKIKLLSSVVLLPLYPAALVAKMGAALDVVSGGRYNFGVGIGGEFPKEFEACGVPVNQRGARTNEALEVITKLWTEKNVTFDGKFTKLNGVSIEPSPMQKPRPPIWVAGRKEPAMKRTAKYADGWLPYMYTPEQLHESIESINTFGKEFGRDMSTFTPGVFIFASVHQDGDKARQMCSEKLSKQYNQDFSKLIGKYALAGTPEECQKRLKEYVDAGAKMVVLPSSCPQDYVDDNTRLLATDVIPAFR; via the coding sequence ATGGCAAAGGTCGAATTTGGCACGGCGTTGCCGTCGGTGACTGGGACGGCAGAGTTCGCCCGACAAGCGGAGGAGTTAGGCTACGATTTTCTCGGCTGTGGTGAGCACGTCATGTTTTATGGACCGGTCTCGAACACCTTTATTTCACTCTCAGTTGCCGCCGGCGCAACCAAAAAGATCAAGCTCTTGAGTTCGGTGGTACTGCTGCCGCTGTACCCGGCGGCGCTCGTCGCCAAGATGGGCGCGGCGCTCGATGTCGTTTCCGGCGGGCGCTATAACTTTGGCGTCGGCATCGGCGGCGAATTCCCAAAAGAATTCGAGGCCTGTGGGGTGCCGGTCAATCAGCGGGGTGCACGCACCAACGAGGCGTTGGAAGTCATCACCAAACTCTGGACAGAGAAGAACGTCACGTTCGACGGGAAATTCACCAAGCTGAATGGTGTGAGTATCGAACCCAGCCCGATGCAGAAACCCCGCCCGCCAATTTGGGTGGCCGGACGCAAAGAACCGGCGATGAAGCGGACAGCCAAGTACGCCGACGGCTGGCTACCCTACATGTACACCCCGGAGCAGTTGCACGAGAGTATCGAGAGCATCAATACGTTCGGCAAAGAGTTTGGGCGCGATATGAGCACGTTCACCCCTGGGGTCTTTATCTTTGCCTCCGTGCATCAAGACGGCGACAAAGCGCGCCAGATGTGCAGCGAGAAGCTCAGCAAACAGTACAACCAAGACTTCTCCAAACTCATCGGCAAATACGCCCTCGCCGGCACCCCGGAAGAATGCCAGAAACGGCTCAAAGAGTATGTTGACGCCGGTGCAAAGATGGTGGTCCTGCCATCGTCCTGTCCGCAGGACTACGTGGATGACAACACGCGCCTACTGGCGACGGACGTGATTCCGGCCTTCCGGTGA
- a CDS encoding DUF1992 domain-containing protein — protein sequence MALSYFARIAEERIREAQREGAFDNLPGKGKPLVLEDVSMVPEDLRMSYHILKNAQVLPPEAELQKEIHSMQDLLKYLDDDGERKALAKEIEWKMLRLDLLKKRSFSWKSSRFYGKKLVQRFLHR from the coding sequence ATGGCGCTATCGTATTTTGCGCGCATTGCGGAAGAGCGGATTCGCGAAGCACAGCGGGAGGGTGCGTTCGACAACCTCCCAGGCAAAGGCAAGCCGCTGGTTCTGGAAGATGTCAGCATGGTGCCCGAAGACCTGCGCATGTCGTATCACATCTTGAAAAACGCCCAGGTCCTCCCGCCGGAAGCCGAACTCCAGAAAGAGATCCACTCGATGCAGGACCTGCTCAAGTACCTCGATGACGACGGCGAACGGAAAGCGTTGGCCAAAGAGATCGAATGGAAAATGCTCCGTCTCGACCTACTGAAAAAGCGTTCCTTCTCGTGGAAGTCTTCCCGCTTCTACGGCAAAAAACTGGTCCAGCGCTTTCTGCACCGTTAG